Genomic DNA from Hyphomicrobiales bacterium:
GATTGGTGCCAAACAGAGGTTTGATCCCGCCGCTTGGGGCAACGTAAGGGTAGGCAGATGTAACGGCGATGGCGCACAGGCCTTCATAGGCAAGCCGTTCCACCTCTGGCCACATGGCGGCGATGTGAAACATATTGGTGAAGCCAAGCACCGCAATGCCGTTTTGTTTGGCGCAATCAACAAGCGGTTGATGGGCAATTTTCTGGCCCAATGGTGCATAACCATTATCGCCATCAACGCGAATGGCAGCGGGTGCAAGCTGCTCCACAGTGGGCTTTGCTGAGCCATTAACACGGCCAGATTTCACGCCGTTGGCGTACCATGGCAAACGAAACAGACCATGCGAATGGCACGCATCGCGCTCTGCTTCAATCATCCGATCTGCAATTGCCTGACTGTTCGTTTCGTCACATCCATTATGAGTGAGGCAACGAAGAGCCAACGCGTGGGCTTCGTCTAGGCTGAGCGGAACGTTTGTCATTATATCACTGCTTTTTCTAAGAATGGTGTGCCGGTTTCAATGCGGTCATAATGGAAAGGTGTCAGGTCTAGCGTTCTAAATTCGCCATACGTCAAAAGCTCGGACATGCCGCGCCCCAAAGCAGGGGATTGCTGGAAGCCATGGCCAGAAAATCCATTGATGAAGAAGAAGTTTTCAACCTTAGTGTGTGGACCTACAATCGCGTTTTGATCAAACGTATTAAACGCATAATGCCCCGCCCAAGAATTCACCAATTTAATTGCTTCAAATTGCGGAATGCGGTTAGCGATGGCAGGCCATGCCTTTTCTTCCCATACGCGATGGTCTTCGACGTAATCATCATAATCAACAGGCACGTCATCCTCATCAAAGGGCGGGCAACCGGCCAAATAATAAGTGCCGTCTGTGCGCATATGAACGCCGGATGGATCTATGGTGAGTGGCAGGTCGCGGTCTAGCGGTTTGGCAGCATCAAAGATGAAGGTATAGCGCTTGCGCGGTTCCACGGGAATTTCGATGCCTGCCATGCGTGAGGTCAGCACTGCACGCGGGCCAGAAGCATTGACCACCTTGCCGCAGGAAACCACATCACCCGTTTTGAGTGTTATGCTCTCAACAGCGGTGCCTGCCGCGTTTAGGGTCATGTCGGTTACTTCGTTCGTGCAATATTCAACGCCTTTTTCACGGGCTGAACGCTTCCACCAATCAAACAGTGTGTTGCCGTCGAAATAGCCTTCGTCCTTAAGGTTATGGTTCGCGCCTATAATGCCATCAAGATTATAAAACGGATAATCACGGGCAATATCGTCGGCGGTCATGAATTTGGTGCCCGCACCGAGGTCTTGCTGGATTTTCTGGCTTTCGCGCAATGTATCTGCAAAACCCTGGTTGTCGGCCATATACATATAGCCATAGCTTTGCAGAACCACATCAGGCACGCGCTCATCATTGCCCATGAATTTTCGGAAGTTTTTGATGAACTCCGCACCAAATTGAGAAATGCGCACATTAATCTCGTTGGAGAATTGCTGGCGAATGCAGCTGTTCGTGTGGGATGTTGAGCAAGCCTCATAAGTTGGGTCACGTTCGACAACCAAGATAGAACCATCAAAGTCTGGATTGTTGGCTGTGAACCAAGAAACAGCCGAGCCATACATAGCGCCACCAACAATGACGATGTCATAATTTTTTTGTTTTGGCGTTTGAAAATCAACCACGAAGCTGCCCTCCTAAGCAACACAGAACCATGGGTTCTTTTGAAACGCTACTCTCTCAGAAATTCAAGCAGATGCAAGACTAGTTTTGAGCTTTTAACGGAGCAGATACGGGCTGGGTTACTACCAAGCAGAAAGCATTAAATCTGCACGGCGATCATAAAGCGTTGCTGCCTGTGTGTTGCCTGCAAGTTCTGCGGCCTTTGCACGGTCTCGCAATAGCCATGACACATTGGGAGCAGCGCGCAACTTTTCGTCTAAAAAAGCGCCAGCTTTAGCGTGGTTACTTGTGGCAATGAGGGCTGAGGAATAAGAGCGCTCAACAATTTGTCGTTGCACGATAGAGCCGCCCAAGCGTTGGAATGTTGGTAGCAAAGGTTCGAAAGCAGCCTGCGCTTTTTGCTTATCTTGCGGGTAAAGGCGAATGGCGTCGACCAGCGGGCGTACAACTGTGCGGAAGATATCGCCGACCTCGTGATCGCTATCTTGGTGCGCTGATTTTAGCGTGTCGAAGAAGCGCGTTGAGGCTTCTTTATCGGGGGTCGATGCAAAGGCGAGGGCTGCGTGCATATCGAGGAACGGGTTGGAATGGGTTTCAGCATAAGCTGCCCATTTGTCTGCTTCTGCGCTCCAACGATTGCCCACATCAACGCCACTAAGCTGCAATCGCCATAAGAGCGAGGTGCTGTCTGTTAGGCGAAACTGATTGTTGGCTGGAATATGGGCCAGCTCTTCATCAAAAAGCTCAAGTGCCGCATCAAACTCTTGCGCTTCCACAAGCCGCAGCGCCATGTGCCACCAGATATGTGCGTTGAGTAAATTTTGCTCTTTCCAAATTGGTTGATTGGCTTTGAGAAGACCCATCCCGTCTTGGTGTCGGTTTTGGCTTTCAAAAACATGGGCAAGACAATGCATAGACCAGCAATCTTCCGGCTCTAAACTCAAGCCCAAGCGTCCATAAGCTTCCGCGTCTGCATAGTGACCGTTTTCTTCCAGTGCGAAGGCATATTGGCCAACGGCAACATGATAGGCTTTACCCTCTGGGTTGGCGGCTTCAAAGGCTGATTTTGCTGAGCGCAACATATCGTCCAGGGCGCCGACCATGAAAAAACTCTCATGAGAGCCTTTCAGTGCCATAACATCATTGGGGCGTTTGGTGAGGCATGTGTCCCAGATGTGACCGGCGGCACTAAAGTTTCCTGCCGCCATCGCTTCCATCGCATTAAGATGCAGGCGCTCATCAGCGCTCACCCCTTCTGCGGCTTGGCGGGCATTGGTTATGTCTCTTTGGACAGTGCTTGAGTGTGGATCAAACCCGCTCAATAATTTCATCACCCCGCAATAGACAGGGCCAAGCAGGAAGTCTGGATCGTTAGCGTTTTTGAGGTCCCCGATAGGCGTGCCTTGAAATCGCAAATAGTCGCGCATGGCCGCATTCCAGATGTTGATGGTCTCTGGCTTACCAGTGGTGATCTGTGTACCGAAAGTGTCAAAGGATTGCATGGGGAGGCTCCGCGTCATGTTGAGCTATTTGACGGGTTTGGAGCGAGAAGATCAAGAGGGGTACCATTCTTTCCCTTCCATAGCCTCCCCAAAGTCGGGTTATCAAGTTTTGTTAGATTTCTGAGATCCTTTTCAATGTGTAGAGAGTTGATGATTTCTGGTAAGGAGCACGAGCTACATTGTCGCTAATTTTAGCGCATGGCTGGTGACCTGTGATTTGCCGTTGATGTGGTCATACCCTTGCACTGAAGGGGTTTCCTCGATGGAAGATTGATGATCGACCGACCCCCAAACAACAGTTCTGTTGCGACCCAAATTTTTAGCTGCATCGAGAGCTTGTCTTGCCTTTTTCAGAGCGGTTTCTTTGGAGTCATTAGCTGGCACAGAGCACGCACCTAGAGTAACTGAGACGTTTAGGCTGTTTTCGTTATGGGTTACGGTTAGCCTTGCGATTTTCTTTCTTATGGATTCCGCTATTGTTTCAGCTTTTTCAATCGGAACCTCATGCAAGAAAACACCAAACTCTTGACTGCCTAAGCGGCCAAAAATAATGGCTTCATTTTCGATTGCCCCCGCAAGAGCGACAAGCATTGCATCACCAGCCTCATAACCATATTTTTCATTGATCTGTCTAAGATGGTCAACGTCGAACGTAATCATTGAAGACGCTTTTTTCGCAGTAAACGACATCATCTTATTATCTATGCGCTGGAAAAAATCGCGACGATTGCTGATATTTGTGAGGTCGTCTTTTCTCGCCAAACGTAACAATTCGTTTTGAGCCGAAACTGTCCGTTCTGCTGCTCTTATGCGGGCATTGAGTTCTTGTTGGAGGAACGGTTTCGCCAAGAAGTCATCTGCGCCCGAATCGAGCGCTTCCACCAAGGTCTCTACATCTGAGGAGCTCGACATGACGATTGAGTAGTTGGAGGTTCCATTTTCTGCACAAGCGTTAGCCGCCCAACACAGCTCCAACCCTGAAACGTTTGGAAGTTCAAGTGACGTTAGGAGTATCTCAAATGGATGACCAGCTGTCACATAGTCATAAACGTCTTGGCCATCTTGAAACGTGGTGACTGTATTGCCACGGCTCACGACTTGTTTCGACACTATATCTAGGATTGATCGACTATTATCCGCTATCAAAATGTGCATTGTGATTACCCCTAAATTCTCTCAATATTGGTAAAAAGAGAGATACTAAAACTGTATGTAAAAATACGATATTCAACAAAACTGTAGAAAAGGTTATCGATAATTATAAGATTTTACGATGTTATTTACTAAATTTTGTATTTATTTTTTTAGCAATTTAAATTAAAATAAGGAATTAAATCACAATTGTATTTCGAGTAAATATAAGAATATATTTTGTTTAGCTCACGTGTATTCAAATATGTTTCACTGTATATGTGAAGTATTATCTATATATGGGGTTTATTGATTTTTAATAAAGATTTAACCATTGAGGAAGAATGTTTGTTTGAGTTGTATTTCAGGAGTGGATTACATGGTTGCAAGTCTAGAAAAGTATCTTGCGGATATAAGCAATATAGAAACAGGCTATGACGCCTTCAGGTCGTTGCGGAAAATTGCGGCTGACTATGGCATGGAAAGCTTTAGTTTCATGGGGCTGAGTGGTCAAACACATCAGCTTTGCGAAACTCTGGTTGTCAACAATTGGAACCCAGGCCTTGTGCAAGCTTATGATGAGTACAAGCTTGCAGAGCGAAGCTGTGTATGGGAAAAATTGCGTCATTCGACAGTGCCCTTTTATTGGGATATCGAAACGCTAAGCCAAGTTCGGCCCAAGGATGAAGCTAAGATTACCAATGAGCTGTTTAGTGATTATGATATGACGAAAGGAATATTCCTTCCGGTCCATCGTTGTCATTCAGAGCCATTGGCAATTTGTTTTACTTTCAATGAAGGCCGGCCAGAATTATCGCAACTCGCTGAGCTACAATTTTTGGCTTCGCATGCGGGTGCGGTTTTACATCCAAAAGTTATTGCAAAGGGTAAAGCAACCCCTTGTCTGTCGCCTCGTGAGAAAGAATGTTTAAAGTGGACTTCGGATGGTAAGACGAGTTCTGAAATCGGAAAGATTCTCTCCCTCTCAGAACATACAGTCAACCATCATCTATACGGTGGAATGCAAAAACTAGATGCTACAAATCGTATACATGCAGTCGCTATTGCTGTTCGTTCCGGTCTGTTAAATTAATTTGCCAAAAATTAAAGGCTTGCTCGGGCAATTATGTTCGGGCATTGCGTGACTAAGATCATTGCATACAAGGTATCTTTGGCGTTTTTAAGCGTCGTGAAATCGTTGTCTCAAAACGCGGCCTTGTTTTTATAAATTATCGAACTTTCCTTAATCTTGTCTGATTGGCTCTCCAGCTGCATGAATAGCCTTCTTGGCGTTCGGTTGGAAGCCGCACCATGAGGCTATCATAGAGCCCAGTGCGATCCCTACGGAGTTGGCAACCATGTCCAGAAGGCTCGCAGACCTTCCTGCAAACGGTTGCGTCAGCTCGATAAAGACGCCTATCGCGAATATCACTAAAACTAGATATTTCGACCAATGAAAACGATGGCAGGCCGCTAAGCCCATCGCGGTCAACGAGAAATAGGCGATCATATGCTTTACTTTGTCATGCGAGAGTTCCCACACTGCATTGAAATCGGGTGAGTAATAAGAGCCCACGACGACAACAAGAAAGGCGACAAAGAATAAGCAGGTCAGTATATTTGAGCGGCCCTTAGGGGATTTGCTGAACGTATCAACCAGCGGGTGGAACTGCTGTTCTTTCATTTTGAAGGCCTTGTATAGTAGGGCCAGTAGCAAAATGATGAGAACGCTGTAAACGCAATACCAAGCGATGAAGAACGATTGAGCTTCTGTTGTTAGCGGCACTAAACTCCGAATAAGCAGCATTGGGTGATTATGCGAGTTTACAGTTTGATAAACAGCAGCATAAGCATTTGGCAAATCGATTTGGTCGGTTTTGAAAATGAAAATATCATTGCTTCCGCCGTTCAATAAGGATTTGGCATTTTGAAAGTTTACAGGGACCTGAAACTTGTTGTTTTGTAGGTGCCCTTGATGTTTCTTCCCATCGTGTTGGTCAAAGAATACAGCCCTTGCCATTTCACGGTTGGGGCTTGTTGGCGTTATTTCATTGGATAATTTGCCTGCATAAGACCCTATTGAAATTGTACAGAGGCAATTTGGATTGATGTAATCCACCTGAAACAGTTGAGAACTTTCAACGATATCATTGGTCAGCCCTATCGTGTTTCCTACAGCGATGGCTGTAATGACCGGATCTGTTTCATGTGCTTGCAGGTCTACACCTAACTTTGGTAATCGCTTGATGAAATGTTGGGTCCAAAAGGAAGTTTTCGCTGAAGCTTTGGTGGCAAGGTATCTTGTTTCAAAAGACGCATATTGGCTGCTGAAACCAAAGATTGCGCCTAAAAGCATTATTAAAAATAGCGTATTTAACCGAAACACCTTTTTTTCTTCCTCTTGATTCGCATTTTTGTTGTTGAAATTAGAAATCAACACTCAAATATGATCTTATTCTTATAAACCCTAAGATAAATGTGTTTTGAATCAATTGTATTGTTTCAGTGATACTCACCTCCCAAATTCTCACAATTGGGATGAAATACTTTGTTTACCCTACGGAGGGTGGCTCTCATGAGTGAGACAATCAAGACTTGATCTTGATTGTTTGTGGTTGTTTCGAGCCTATGGCCTCTTTAAACCGCAGTATAATTGCCGGTTTTGTGGCGGCAGTTTAAATCACAACTCGTTAGATATGAGGCGTTTTGACAGGTATTGTCTCAGTGTTTGATGCTCATGGATTAAGTCTGAAGACTGCATCTTATTTAAAATTTCTGATACCCAAATATCCTGGTTTTCGGCCAGCTTTGTTGTTGGCGCGTTCATATAAGTCGGGTGGTTCGCAGCGATGACAATTGATCCGCTTTTGACAGCTTCAAAAAGCTTGGTGTCCGATCGAGATGCATTCAATTTAGTGTTCATTAAAGGGAGTAAGAAAATACCACCAGCAGGAAGTTGTTCGATGAAGCGGCAGTATGATGACACATTCATTTCTGGGTGGACTGTTACGCGGTCTAGTGAATTCCATTTTTTTGCCCATTGACCAATCGCAATGACGTCAAAGCTTGCCTTGGGGGATTTCTCTAAGACCCTTTGTACAATGGGAAATAGGAATTTGTGTTCATGCGAGTGCATTTTCGCAAAATAATAAAGACGGTTCGCGTCTATTGGTTTTGTGTTAGCTGGCGCAAGTTTCTCAATTGGTGGAAGAACTAACGGCGTTTGTTTAAGTGAGTATTTTTCAGCGAGTACTTTTGCCAGTGGTGGCGTTGACGCATAGAACTGGTCAAATTTAGAGGCATTACGTCCAAGAAGAAACTCAGTTTGAGCAGGGCGAATTTTGTGCTTAATCGGTATCGACGGATCATAGATCATTGCCTGCAAATCATCATCGACCAAGTAGCCGATGGACGTGATCTGTGACCTGTATTGCTTTATTGCGGTAAGAATTCGCCGATTAATATAGCGATTAATCAACAATGATATTTTGTCATTGTTATCGAACTGGTGCTTGAGTTCTTGAGAGAATTTCGACGCAGAAGGTTGTATAACAACCATATTCTCCTCTTCATGCCCGCCAAAAGCTTCCAACCTGTGTTTTATGTAAAAATCAAATGTGGAGTTGTAATCGGAGAAAACTATTAATTTTGTTGGCTTGGATATGGGAGGCCTCTTTCGGGCGCAAGAAAGATTGTTACCTGTGCAGATTGTATGCCTTCAAAAAACAAACGCAAGTCTATAATTGACCTTCTTTGTTTTGTGGCTCTTGAGCCGGAGCACGGTTCTTCAGTTGCAACTTTTCGCTCGATTTTTGGACAATACACAGGTTTGTGTGGCTCAAGCCTATACCGGTTAGATTGGCGTGTAATGGCCAGTCGATAAAGCTTTGGTGTAATTTTCAGCTAAAGATTTAGCGGCACTATTAGTCGCAGATATTGATGATGAAATTCAATTTTGGGGTCATTGAAACTCATAAAGTGAACACTTGAATTCATGTCCTCTCTCAACTAACAACGACAGCAATGAGGTTTTTGAAGCTCGACAAACACTCGCGGTAAAAATGAGCTGCATTGGTAAATGGCAGAAAGTTTGAGATGGGCATCAAGAAAACCCTCAAATGGAAATTTGAAGATGATGGCTGGTGGGAACCGTTGAGGCGCCGCTATTTTGGTGATCACCTTGGATTGAAAAGTTAATCATGCGCGTATTGGTGATAGGGCAATCGGGACAAATTGCACGGGTGCTTTCGGTGTTGGGCAGGAAGAGCGATCATCAAATTGCGACAAAAGGGCGCGCAGATTGCGATCTGATGCAGACCGCCAATATTCCAAAATGCCTTTTAATGCCAAATGGTGAAAAGCCCGAAGTGATTGTGAACGCCGCTGCTTATACGGCCGTGGATAATGCCGAATGTGATGGTCAAACTGCTTATATTTTGAACCGTGATGCGTGCCAAGCATTGGCGTTGGCCTGCAAGGATTCAGAAATTCCGCTTGTGCATATATCTACTGACTATGTTTATAAATCAGATGGAAGTGCGGCTTTATTGGAGACAAATCCTACTGGACCGATAAACGTTTACGGACATTCAAAATTAGCTGGTGAATTTGAGATCACCAAAGAACATGATCAACACATCATTTTACGTACGGCTTGGGTGTTCAGTTCGACAGGCAATAATTTTGTAAAAACAGTGCTGCGACTTGCTGCAGATCATGACGAGTTGCAGATTGTTGCTGACCAAATAGGTAATCCAACAGCCGCCAATGATCTCGGCGCTGCGATTATAACGATAATCGATCGTTTGAGCCGTAAAGAAAAAGATGATGACTTCTTTGGGGTTTATAACTTTGCAGGGCGTGGGGATATCAGTTGGGCAAATTTCGCACGCACAATTTTCTCTATATCAAAGCAAAATGGAGGCCCAAGCTGTGATGTGAGGGACATCCTTACGGATGAATTTCCGTCGCGGGCTTCAAGGCAACTCAATTCTCGGCTTGATACAACAAAATTTGAGACTGTATTTGGCCCTATACCGAGTTGGGAAGGACAGCTGCAGGAGGTTGTCAAAGAATTGGTTTCAACAGGTGGCTCCCTGTTGTCAAAACCTGAATAAGCTAACCACTTTAAGCGTTTAAACGAAGCCGCTATGCCGCTGTTTGCGTATATCTGCGCGCCATTTATTGCGTAAGGCGGCGTTTTAGGAGTTCTACTGCGTTGTCAAAGAGGCTTGGGTCTTCTTCCGAGCGTGCTGCAAGTTGTGCGCCTTCAAATAGGGACAGCGTTGCAGTGGCCTCCATGGTTGGGTCGGCTACATTTGAAATTGACCCATCAGATTGACCGGCATGAAAAGCTGCAACAAGCCATTCAGTCACCATTGTGCGAAAACGGCGAACGAGCTGGCTTACTTCATCGGGTAGGCTTTCACGGCTGGTGGTGAAAGAGACGCATAAGCAAACGCTTTTGCCTTCATCGATACCGTTGCGGTAGCTGTTTATCATCGCTGAAAGCTGTTCAGCCCCAGTTCTAGGGCTGGAGCGGAACTCCGCTCGTATCGCTTCAAACTTTGCAAGATAGCGTTGCATTAGCTCGACAGACAAATTTGCCTTGGATGGAAAATGATGATGGATACTGGCTTTACGAATACCGACTTCATTTGCCAAGTCAGCATAGCTAAATCCATCAAAGCCTAATGTTCTGGCTGCTCGTTCAGCCGAATCCAAAAGTGCGTTTCTGGTATCAGAAGCCATAGTGACTTATCCTCTTATACATCCTGCAAGTTTGCCTTATGTACGCGGCGGCTTTGCATGTTGCAAGTGACCTGTTTTCATCCATACTTTTGCGCCATCTTTGCCTGCAACCGCGTTGAGTGGTTTACCTTCTGGCAACCGTAGCCATCCACCCTTGGGAAGCTCTTCGCCAGACACAATTAAAGAGCCACCAATCATGAGCAGTTCAATGCCGCCAGCATCCGTATTGGCGAAGGCCGCATTTGCATCGACATGGTTGTAAGTCACGTGTTCACGGCCATCCTTGTGTAGTTCAGCCGTTGCCACACCATTGAGCGGAGCTTCGAGCTCATCTGCCATATTTTTGCGGAACTGGGTGCGGTCATCCAAGTCAAATTGCCATAATTTTACAAAAATCGTGCAACCCGGCTCGGAACCTGGCGTGTGCGACGTTGTTGGTGGATTGCGAACATACGTGCCGACAGGATAGTCGCCATGTTCATCTTGGAAGACGCCATCAAGAACGATGAATTCTTCACCACCTGTATGTTCGTGGGCGGAGAATTTGCTGTTTGGTACATATCGAACGAGGGACGTGGCGCGCGCCACTTCGCCACCAATGCGGTCCAGCATCCGTCGATCTACACCAGGCATTGGTGATGCGACCCATTCTAATTCTTCAGAATTAACAATGACTTGTTTAGTGAAATCAGCGTTTAGTTCCATTTTGACGTCCATATTAGTGAATCAAGTTTTTAGCAGCCTACCAATAGGTAGTTTATTCGGCAAGGTCTGTATCATCTGCCATAGTTGCCGGATTGCGATCAGAGTATTGTTCAAATTTGTAGCGATAAGGCAATCCACCTTCCACGCGTGTGATTATATCAACGTGAATGCGAAGGCCTCGCCCCATCAATGGCAATTCACCATTATTGATGTCTTCGACAAGCACAGCAGTGCCTTTAAGATTGAGGAGTGTGCCCGTTTCAAAATCAACAAATTGCAGGCCGACACGATTGTCAGTCACGATGTTTCCGAAGGTATTGTAAAAGCTATTACCTTTATAATCGGGGAACTGGATTGTGTTGTCATCTAAGACAGTAACGAAGCCCGGCATGCCGCCACGATGATTTATATCAACGCCTGCGCGGGGGTCATCGCCTAGTTGGGCCGCACGTGAAGCGATGAGCAAAGTGTCGGCACGGGTGATTTGAGCTTTGTCTACTTCACTAAGGGTGGTTGAGGCTTCTATGTGGGCGGGTTGTGTCGCAGTTGCCGATGCCTTTGTTCTGATTTGAATGTATTTGGGGCAGTTTCCATAGCTTTGATCCACATGCAAAGCCAAGGTGTCAGCTTCTTCGGCCTCAATCGTCGCGTTAAGGCGGTTGCGGCGCTGAGTTTCAAATTCAATACCAACAACACTGACTTTAGCACCAACTGAGAAATCAAGATCAGCAGGTTCACCCAAAAGGGGTGATGATGAAATGTTCAATGTTTTTTCATCGGAAGAAGCCATGAAACCTGCCGAGCCAACCCGCATTACAGCCCAAGGGTGGCCTGAACTGTCGAGTGCGCCGATATGGACAGAAGAAAGTGAAGCAAAGAATTCACGATGCTGATCAGGCATATGATCACGAATCATGCGTAGGCCCAATTGGTGTTGGCGTTCGCTGATATCTAGTTTTTCATGTAAGCTCTGCTCGCCTGCGTGGAAAACGCTGTCTTCATTTAGCATTTCAAATGTCCTTTACTATGGTCTGAAAGAAATATACCTTCCATTAGGTAGGTACACGCAATGAATTAAAAAAGCTATTGCGACAAAAGTAACAAACGCGTGTCCCAACGTTGGGAAGAAGGACCATGTTCGCGGAACAGTCCAGTTTGTACCATGATAAAGGAAAAGAAATGAAGTTTTACGATAGTTTCGGTTTGCCAAACCCTGATCGGGTCCGGATCGCATTGAATGAAAAAGGGGTTCTAGATCAAGTCGAGATTATTCAGGTGAACTTGTGGGAAGGTGAGCATCGTACTGCTGAATTTAAAGCCAAGAACCCAAGCGTAACCATTCCCCTTTTTGAACTTGATAATGGTCTGGCGATTTCAGAAACCACGGCAATTACTGAATATATAGATCATACTTTTGAGGGTATTTCATTGACTGGGCGCAGTGCTGAAGAGCGCGCCGTTGTGCATATGATGCAGCGCCGTGGTGAGCAAAAAATCGTTGATGCAATCGGTACTTATTTCCACCATGGAACACCTGGTTTTGGGCCGGAAATTGAGCTTAATCAAAATAAATCATGGGGCGAGGCACATTTGCAAAAGACGCTAGATGGCATGGCTTATTTTGATGAAGTGCTACAAGATACCCCCTATATCGCGGGTGAAAATTATTCCATGGCGGACATCACCGTTTTTACGGGGCTTAACTTTTCAGAGACCCATCCAAAGGTTATGGTACCTGAAACACTGAAGGCTTTGGCTGAGTGGCGTGCACGCATTGGTGCTCGTGAAAGCTGTGCATTT
This window encodes:
- a CDS encoding cupin domain-containing protein; translated protein: MELNADFTKQVIVNSEELEWVASPMPGVDRRMLDRIGGEVARATSLVRYVPNSKFSAHEHTGGEEFIVLDGVFQDEHGDYPVGTYVRNPPTTSHTPGSEPGCTIFVKLWQFDLDDRTQFRKNMADELEAPLNGVATAELHKDGREHVTYNHVDANAAFANTDAGGIELLMIGGSLIVSGEELPKGGWLRLPEGKPLNAVAGKDGAKVWMKTGHLQHAKPPRT
- a CDS encoding TetR/AcrR family transcriptional regulator, with the translated sequence MASDTRNALLDSAERAARTLGFDGFSYADLANEVGIRKASIHHHFPSKANLSVELMQRYLAKFEAIRAEFRSSPRTGAEQLSAMINSYRNGIDEGKSVCLCVSFTTSRESLPDEVSQLVRRFRTMVTEWLVAAFHAGQSDGSISNVADPTMEATATLSLFEGAQLAARSEEDPSLFDNAVELLKRRLTQ
- a CDS encoding glutathione S-transferase; translation: MKFYDSFGLPNPDRVRIALNEKGVLDQVEIIQVNLWEGEHRTAEFKAKNPSVTIPLFELDNGLAISETTAITEYIDHTFEGISLTGRSAEERAVVHMMQRRGEQKIVDAIGTYFHHGTPGFGPEIELNQNKSWGEAHLQKTLDGMAYFDEVLQDTPYIAGENYSMADITVFTGLNFSETHPKVMVPETLKALAEWRARIGARESCAFVPETMKVS
- the rfbD gene encoding dTDP-4-dehydrorhamnose reductase, with the protein product MRVLVIGQSGQIARVLSVLGRKSDHQIATKGRADCDLMQTANIPKCLLMPNGEKPEVIVNAAAYTAVDNAECDGQTAYILNRDACQALALACKDSEIPLVHISTDYVYKSDGSAALLETNPTGPINVYGHSKLAGEFEITKEHDQHIILRTAWVFSSTGNNFVKTVLRLAADHDELQIVADQIGNPTAANDLGAAIITIIDRLSRKEKDDDFFGVYNFAGRGDISWANFARTIFSISKQNGGPSCDVRDILTDEFPSRASRQLNSRLDTTKFETVFGPIPSWEGQLQEVVKELVSTGGSLLSKPE
- a CDS encoding LuxR C-terminal-related transcriptional regulator gives rise to the protein MVASLEKYLADISNIETGYDAFRSLRKIAADYGMESFSFMGLSGQTHQLCETLVVNNWNPGLVQAYDEYKLAERSCVWEKLRHSTVPFYWDIETLSQVRPKDEAKITNELFSDYDMTKGIFLPVHRCHSEPLAICFTFNEGRPELSQLAELQFLASHAGAVLHPKVIAKGKATPCLSPREKECLKWTSDGKTSSEIGKILSLSEHTVNHHLYGGMQKLDATNRIHAVAIAVRSGLLN
- a CDS encoding VanZ family protein, with amino-acid sequence MLISNFNNKNANQEEEKKVFRLNTLFLIMLLGAIFGFSSQYASFETRYLATKASAKTSFWTQHFIKRLPKLGVDLQAHETDPVITAIAVGNTIGLTNDIVESSQLFQVDYINPNCLCTISIGSYAGKLSNEITPTSPNREMARAVFFDQHDGKKHQGHLQNNKFQVPVNFQNAKSLLNGGSNDIFIFKTDQIDLPNAYAAVYQTVNSHNHPMLLIRSLVPLTTEAQSFFIAWYCVYSVLIILLLALLYKAFKMKEQQFHPLVDTFSKSPKGRSNILTCLFFVAFLVVVVGSYYSPDFNAVWELSHDKVKHMIAYFSLTAMGLAACHRFHWSKYLVLVIFAIGVFIELTQPFAGRSASLLDMVANSVGIALGSMIASWCGFQPNAKKAIHAAGEPIRQD
- a CDS encoding diguanylate cyclase, with product MHILIADNSRSILDIVSKQVVSRGNTVTTFQDGQDVYDYVTAGHPFEILLTSLELPNVSGLELCWAANACAENGTSNYSIVMSSSSDVETLVEALDSGADDFLAKPFLQQELNARIRAAERTVSAQNELLRLARKDDLTNISNRRDFFQRIDNKMMSFTAKKASSMITFDVDHLRQINEKYGYEAGDAMLVALAGAIENEAIIFGRLGSQEFGVFLHEVPIEKAETIAESIRKKIARLTVTHNENSLNVSVTLGACSVPANDSKETALKKARQALDAAKNLGRNRTVVWGSVDHQSSIEETPSVQGYDHINGKSQVTSHALKLATM
- a CDS encoding Ldh family oxidoreductase produces the protein MTNVPLSLDEAHALALRCLTHNGCDETNSQAIADRMIEAERDACHSHGLFRLPWYANGVKSGRVNGSAKPTVEQLAPAAIRVDGDNGYAPLGQKIAHQPLVDCAKQNGIAVLGFTNMFHIAAMWPEVERLAYEGLCAIAVTSAYPYVAPSGGIKPLFGTN
- a CDS encoding FAD-binding oxidoreductase is translated as MVDFQTPKQKNYDIVIVGGAMYGSAVSWFTANNPDFDGSILVVERDPTYEACSTSHTNSCIRQQFSNEINVRISQFGAEFIKNFRKFMGNDERVPDVVLQSYGYMYMADNQGFADTLRESQKIQQDLGAGTKFMTADDIARDYPFYNLDGIIGANHNLKDEGYFDGNTLFDWWKRSAREKGVEYCTNEVTDMTLNAAGTAVESITLKTGDVVSCGKVVNASGPRAVLTSRMAGIEIPVEPRKRYTFIFDAAKPLDRDLPLTIDPSGVHMRTDGTYYLAGCPPFDEDDVPVDYDDYVEDHRVWEEKAWPAIANRIPQFEAIKLVNSWAGHYAFNTFDQNAIVGPHTKVENFFFINGFSGHGFQQSPALGRGMSELLTYGEFRTLDLTPFHYDRIETGTPFLEKAVI
- a CDS encoding pyridoxamine 5'-phosphate oxidase family protein, encoding MLNEDSVFHAGEQSLHEKLDISERQHQLGLRMIRDHMPDQHREFFASLSSVHIGALDSSGHPWAVMRVGSAGFMASSDEKTLNISSSPLLGEPADLDFSVGAKVSVVGIEFETQRRNRLNATIEAEEADTLALHVDQSYGNCPKYIQIRTKASATATQPAHIEASTTLSEVDKAQITRADTLLIASRAAQLGDDPRAGVDINHRGGMPGFVTVLDDNTIQFPDYKGNSFYNTFGNIVTDNRVGLQFVDFETGTLLNLKGTAVLVEDINNGELPLMGRGLRIHVDIITRVEGGLPYRYKFEQYSDRNPATMADDTDLAE